In a genomic window of Anoxybacter fermentans:
- the cysK gene encoding cysteine synthase A — protein sequence MMIANNVGELIGNTPMVRLNRMVEPGSAEVVVKLEEFNPGGSVKTRIAWNMIKEAEKSGKLKPGGTIVEPTSGNTGIGLALIGAALGYKVVLTMPETMSIERRKLLKAYGAELILTPGDKGMPGAIEKAKELVETHDNYFMPQQFDNPANPDVHRKTTAREILRDTEGKLDAFVAGVGTGGTLTGVGEIIKAEVEGVKIVAVEPADSPVISGGKPGPHKIQGIGAGFIPKNLRVELIDQVIQVSNEEAMETARRMAREEGILGGISSGAAVFAALQVARELGEGKRVVVVAPDTGERYLSTELFS from the coding sequence ATGATGATTGCTAATAATGTTGGCGAGTTGATTGGAAACACACCTATGGTCAGATTGAATCGGATGGTGGAGCCGGGAAGTGCAGAAGTGGTTGTTAAGTTGGAAGAATTTAATCCCGGCGGAAGTGTTAAAACCAGAATTGCCTGGAATATGATAAAGGAAGCTGAGAAATCTGGAAAATTAAAGCCGGGTGGAACTATTGTGGAACCCACAAGTGGTAATACCGGTATTGGTCTTGCCCTTATAGGTGCGGCACTGGGTTATAAAGTGGTTTTGACCATGCCAGAAACTATGAGTATCGAGCGACGTAAGCTTCTTAAAGCCTATGGTGCTGAACTTATTCTTACTCCTGGAGATAAGGGAATGCCGGGAGCTATTGAGAAAGCTAAGGAATTGGTAGAAACTCATGATAACTATTTTATGCCCCAACAATTTGATAATCCAGCTAATCCCGATGTTCATCGTAAAACTACTGCCCGGGAGATCCTCCGTGATACTGAGGGTAAATTAGATGCTTTTGTGGCCGGAGTAGGAACGGGCGGTACTCTGACCGGTGTAGGAGAGATTATTAAAGCAGAAGTAGAAGGTGTAAAAATTGTGGCTGTGGAACCTGCCGACTCTCCCGTTATTTCAGGAGGAAAACCGGGCCCACATAAAATTCAGGGAATTGGTGCAGGATTTATTCCAAAAAATTTACGTGTAGAACTTATAGATCAGGTTATTCAGGTTTCTAATGAAGAAGCTATGGAAACAGCCAGAAGAATGGCCAGAGAAGAGGGGATTTTAGGTGGTATTTCTTCTGGTGCAGCAGTATTTGCCGCTCTACAGGTGGCCCGAGAATTAGGAGAGGGTAAACGGGTGGTAGTAGTTGCACCTGATACAGGTGAGAGATATCTGAGTACAGAACTTTTTAGTTAA
- the orr gene encoding ornithine racemase Orr gives MKYPLVEIHLDRLRENAEYIVKLAQKYGVQIWGVTKVTCGHPDVARTLLDAGIKAISDSRIENIQRMRKAGVDTYYTLIRIPMISEAETVVQCANCSLNSELDVLKALNEAAGKYNTVHDVILMVDLGDLREGIWPSDLMDIVGETLKLNNLRLKGLGTNLTCWGGVLPTEENLGQLVELAKSVEDQYQIQLEIISGGNSSSLPLLREGKMPHGINQLRIGEVIMLGNDTVSHKPFPNTRQDTFILKAEIIELKEKPSHPIGKIGLDAFGKPPFFEDKGIRLRAILGIGKQDVAADGLKPLDPGIEVVGGSSDHIILDLTEAEGSYKVGDIVDFTVGYECLLKAMTSPYVEKVVV, from the coding sequence TTGAAATATCCGCTGGTTGAGATTCACCTGGATAGGTTAAGAGAAAATGCTGAATATATTGTAAAGCTGGCTCAAAAGTATGGAGTTCAAATCTGGGGTGTAACCAAAGTAACCTGTGGTCATCCTGATGTAGCCAGAACACTTCTGGATGCAGGGATTAAGGCAATTAGTGATTCCAGAATTGAAAATATTCAAAGAATGCGTAAAGCAGGGGTAGATACTTACTACACACTCATTCGTATTCCCATGATTAGTGAAGCAGAAACTGTAGTTCAGTGTGCCAACTGTAGTTTAAATTCAGAACTGGATGTATTAAAAGCTTTAAATGAGGCAGCAGGTAAGTATAATACTGTGCATGATGTGATTTTAATGGTTGATCTGGGAGACTTGCGTGAAGGAATCTGGCCTTCTGATTTAATGGATATTGTTGGAGAAACACTCAAATTGAATAATCTTCGCTTAAAGGGTCTTGGAACTAATCTGACCTGTTGGGGAGGAGTTTTACCAACCGAAGAAAATCTGGGCCAATTGGTAGAACTGGCTAAATCTGTTGAAGACCAATATCAGATTCAATTGGAGATAATTTCGGGTGGTAATAGTTCTTCTTTACCTCTGTTGAGAGAAGGAAAAATGCCCCATGGAATTAACCAGTTACGAATTGGGGAAGTAATAATGTTGGGTAATGATACAGTTTCTCATAAGCCATTCCCTAATACCCGTCAGGATACCTTTATTTTAAAAGCAGAGATTATCGAGTTGAAAGAAAAGCCATCCCATCCCATTGGAAAAATTGGTCTGGATGCCTTTGGTAAACCGCCGTTTTTTGAGGATAAAGGAATTCGTTTAAGGGCCATCTTGGGAATTGGTAAACAGGATGTGGCAGCAGATGGGCTTAAACCTTTAGATCCTGGTATTGAAGTGGTTGGTGGTAGCAGTGACCATATTATTCTTGATTTAACGGAAGCGGAAGGAAGTTATAAGGTTGGGGATATTGTTGATTTTACTGTAGGGTATGAATGTCTCTTAAAGGCTATGACTTCTCCATATGTAGAAAAAGTTGTGGTTTAA
- a CDS encoding MOSC domain-containing protein translates to MKGKIVAISISSEKGMQKINQSEVMVKENYGIVGDAHAGKWHRQISLLAQESIDKMIAKGLNVKAGDFAENITTQGIDLLALEIGDRLKLGMDVVLEITQKGKECHSRCAIYEQAGDCVMPREGIFARVIKGGKLTPGMEIEVVKCNV, encoded by the coding sequence ATGAAAGGAAAAATTGTTGCTATATCTATAAGTTCTGAAAAGGGGATGCAAAAAATAAATCAATCAGAGGTAATGGTTAAGGAAAATTATGGAATAGTGGGTGATGCCCATGCAGGTAAATGGCATCGTCAGATAAGCCTTCTGGCACAGGAAAGTATCGATAAAATGATTGCTAAAGGGCTTAATGTCAAGGCGGGTGATTTTGCTGAAAATATTACTACTCAAGGGATTGATCTTCTTGCTCTTGAAATAGGAGATAGGCTTAAACTTGGCATGGATGTAGTCCTTGAGATTACCCAAAAAGGTAAGGAATGCCATAGCCGGTGTGCCATTTATGAACAGGCAGGAGATTGTGTTATGCCAAGAGAAGGAATTTTTGCGAGAGTAATTAAAGGTGGAAAACTGACACCAGGAATGGAGATTGAGGTGGTGAAATGTAATGTATAG
- the guaA gene encoding glutamine-hydrolyzing GMP synthase — MQMIKEQKVLILDFGGQYAQLIARRVRECSVYSVIRPYDTPLEELKALEPTGIIFSGGPASVYAEDAPGIDPGIFNMGVPILGICYGMQIMAHTLGGKVQRAEHREYGKAELTVVDQRGIFADLGPELVVWMSHGDYVLELPKGFVVTAKTDNTPNAAMADHERKFYGVQFHPEVVHTPQGMDLIRNFVFEVCGCKGDWTASNFIEEKVKEIKEQVGNAKVICGLSGGVDSAVAATLVHKAIGDQLTCIFVNHGFLRQGEAEQVRKTFKEQFDMNLVYVDASERFINLLAGVTEPEEKRKRIGNEFVRIFEEEAAKIGDARYLVQGTLYSDVIESGTKEAAKIKTHHNVGGLPEDMEFELIEPLRNLFKDEVRAIGKALGLPDEIVWRQPFPGPGLAIRIIGEVTRENLEILRKADAIVNQEIRAAGLNKDIWQSFAILPANLRSVGVMGDERTYAYPIVIRAVKSEDAMTADWVRLPYEVLERISTRITNEVEHVNRVVYDITSKPPATIEWE; from the coding sequence ATGCAGATGATAAAAGAACAAAAAGTTCTCATACTGGATTTTGGAGGCCAGTATGCACAATTGATTGCTCGACGGGTGCGGGAATGTAGTGTATATTCAGTAATCCGACCTTATGACACCCCCTTAGAAGAATTAAAGGCTTTAGAGCCAACTGGTATTATTTTTTCCGGTGGTCCTGCCAGTGTGTATGCAGAGGATGCACCAGGGATTGATCCGGGAATCTTTAATATGGGTGTCCCCATTCTCGGAATCTGTTACGGAATGCAGATTATGGCTCATACCCTGGGGGGGAAGGTTCAGCGGGCGGAACATCGGGAATATGGTAAAGCTGAACTTACTGTTGTTGATCAAAGAGGAATTTTTGCTGACCTGGGCCCTGAACTGGTGGTCTGGATGAGTCATGGTGATTATGTGCTTGAACTTCCGAAGGGATTTGTAGTAACTGCCAAAACAGATAATACTCCTAATGCAGCGATGGCAGATCATGAACGCAAATTTTACGGTGTTCAGTTCCATCCAGAAGTAGTACATACTCCTCAGGGAATGGACCTGATTCGCAATTTTGTATTTGAGGTCTGTGGTTGTAAAGGAGATTGGACCGCTAGTAATTTTATTGAAGAAAAGGTAAAAGAAATTAAAGAGCAGGTAGGTAATGCAAAAGTTATATGTGGCCTTTCAGGAGGTGTGGATTCTGCAGTTGCAGCAACCTTAGTACATAAGGCCATTGGGGATCAATTAACCTGTATTTTTGTTAATCACGGATTTTTGCGTCAAGGTGAAGCAGAACAGGTTCGTAAGACTTTTAAAGAACAGTTTGATATGAATCTGGTTTATGTTGATGCCAGTGAACGTTTTATAAATCTTTTAGCTGGAGTTACTGAACCTGAGGAGAAGAGAAAGCGGATTGGTAATGAGTTTGTTCGTATTTTTGAAGAAGAGGCGGCAAAGATTGGAGATGCCAGATACCTGGTTCAAGGTACCCTTTACTCAGATGTAATTGAAAGTGGGACAAAAGAAGCGGCTAAAATTAAGACCCATCACAATGTAGGTGGGCTTCCAGAAGATATGGAGTTTGAGTTAATCGAACCTTTAAGAAATCTCTTTAAAGATGAAGTACGGGCCATCGGTAAAGCACTTGGTTTACCTGATGAAATTGTCTGGCGCCAGCCTTTCCCAGGGCCAGGTCTAGCTATCCGGATTATTGGTGAAGTTACCCGTGAAAATCTGGAGATTTTGCGGAAAGCAGATGCTATTGTAAACCAGGAGATCCGGGCAGCCGGCTTAAATAAAGATATCTGGCAATCTTTTGCTATTTTGCCAGCTAATCTGCGCAGTGTAGGGGTTATGGGGGATGAGAGAACCTATGCATATCCCATTGTAATCCGTGCGGTCAAGAGTGAAGATGCCATGACTGCAGATTGGGTACGGCTTCCTTATGAGGTATTAGAACGAATTTCGACCAGAATTACAAATGAGGTGGAACATGTCAATCGAGTTGTTTATGACATTACCTCGAAGCCCCCGGCAACAATCGAATGGGAATAA
- a CDS encoding NCS2 family permease, with translation MLERIFRLEEHNTTFRTELIAGLTTFMTMAYIIFVNPSIVQKTGMPAEGVLIATAVSAALATLLMALLANYPFALAPGMGLNAYFTYGVVLGMGWTWQEALGAVFLSGILFLILTFFKVRETIINAIPMSLKSGISAGIGLFIAFIGLVNAGIVVDNPATLVTLGDPTDPNFLLAVFGLIITVWMMAKKVPGAILWGIIISTIIAVFTGITDSPKGIISLPNFGPWMEILGKLDISGALSKGIFTVVFSFLFVDFFDTAGTLVGVSQQAGFLDKKGNLPKAGRALLADSIGTIGGAFFGTPTVTTYIESASGVAVGGRTGLVGLVVAVCFLLSLFFIPIIGIVPAAATAPALIIVGSMMMRNVLSIDWNELTDLIPAFMSMITMPLTYSIATGIAVGFVVYPIVKLLAGKGREVHWIVYILGILFIFRFAFLAG, from the coding sequence ATGTTGGAAAGGATTTTCCGGTTAGAAGAACACAATACCACATTTCGCACGGAGTTAATTGCAGGTCTCACTACTTTTATGACAATGGCCTACATTATCTTCGTTAACCCGAGTATTGTACAAAAAACAGGAATGCCAGCCGAAGGAGTACTTATTGCTACTGCTGTTTCTGCAGCTCTGGCTACTCTTTTGATGGCATTACTTGCTAACTACCCCTTTGCCCTGGCTCCGGGGATGGGTTTAAATGCTTACTTTACTTATGGTGTGGTTCTGGGCATGGGTTGGACCTGGCAGGAAGCGTTGGGTGCAGTATTTTTGTCCGGAATTCTCTTTTTGATTCTGACTTTCTTTAAAGTTCGGGAAACGATCATTAATGCGATCCCGATGAGTTTAAAGAGCGGAATCAGTGCTGGAATTGGTCTTTTTATTGCTTTTATTGGTCTAGTAAATGCTGGTATTGTAGTTGATAACCCGGCTACTCTAGTTACTCTAGGTGATCCAACTGATCCAAATTTTCTATTGGCTGTATTTGGGCTCATTATTACTGTCTGGATGATGGCAAAAAAAGTACCCGGTGCGATCCTTTGGGGAATTATCATAAGTACTATTATTGCTGTTTTTACTGGAATTACTGACTCACCAAAGGGAATTATTTCCTTGCCTAATTTTGGACCCTGGATGGAAATTTTGGGTAAATTGGATATCAGTGGAGCTTTAAGCAAAGGAATCTTTACAGTTGTTTTCTCTTTCCTGTTTGTTGACTTTTTCGATACTGCTGGAACTCTGGTGGGTGTAAGTCAGCAGGCTGGTTTTCTGGATAAAAAAGGCAATTTACCAAAAGCGGGCCGGGCCCTTTTGGCTGATTCCATTGGTACTATTGGAGGTGCTTTTTTCGGTACTCCGACTGTTACCACTTATATAGAATCTGCTTCCGGTGTTGCTGTCGGTGGACGTACCGGTCTTGTTGGTCTGGTGGTAGCTGTTTGTTTTCTTTTATCCCTTTTCTTTATCCCTATAATTGGGATTGTTCCTGCAGCCGCTACTGCACCAGCGTTGATAATCGTTGGCTCAATGATGATGCGCAATGTTTTAAGTATTGACTGGAATGAATTAACTGATCTAATTCCCGCTTTTATGTCAATGATCACCATGCCTTTAACTTATTCCATTGCTACCGGTATTGCTGTTGGTTTTGTGGTTTATCCAATTGTTAAGCTGTTGGCTGGTAAAGGTCGTGAGGTACACTGGATTGTATATATTCTGGGAATACTCTTTATCTTCCGCTTTGCTTTCCTGGCTGGTTAA
- the mog gene encoding molybdopterin adenylyltransferase produces the protein MYRVGVLTLSDRGFRGEREDLSGKVIKEMVKGIQGQVVCYEVIPDDLNLIKEKLIQWSDEDKLNLILTTGGTGLSPRDVTPNATLEVIDYEVPGIGEAMRRESMKKTPKAILSRAVAGVRGQTLIINLPGSPKAVRECFGVIIEALPHGLDVLMGQVEDCAEK, from the coding sequence ATGTATAGAGTTGGTGTATTGACTTTAAGTGATAGAGGTTTTCGGGGTGAACGGGAGGATTTAAGTGGTAAGGTGATAAAAGAGATGGTCAAAGGGATTCAGGGCCAGGTGGTTTGCTATGAGGTGATCCCTGATGACCTGAATCTGATTAAAGAGAAACTGATTCAGTGGTCAGATGAAGATAAACTTAATTTGATCCTGACAACGGGAGGTACTGGTTTAAGCCCCCGGGATGTTACTCCCAATGCAACATTGGAGGTAATTGATTATGAAGTACCCGGAATTGGGGAAGCTATGAGAAGAGAGAGTATGAAAAAAACTCCAAAAGCTATACTTTCACGGGCAGTAGCCGGGGTTAGAGGTCAGACCCTTATTATTAATTTACCTGGAAGTCCCAAAGCTGTTCGAGAATGTTTTGGGGTTATTATTGAAGCACTTCCCCACGGTTTAGATGTGTTAATGGGTCAGGTAGAAGATTGTGCGGAAAAATAG
- the moaC gene encoding cyclic pyranopterin monophosphate synthase MoaC, which produces MEKRLTHLNEAGRARMIDITEKDITKRTAVAKGRIKTSPETLRLIKNHGLKKGDVLAVAQVAGIMGAKKTSEIIPMCHPINLTGVDLDFQLDEKKGVIEIEAMVKVTGQTGVEMEALTAVSVAALTIYDMCKAVDKGMVIEEIYLVKKTGGKSGDFYREK; this is translated from the coding sequence ATGGAAAAAAGGTTAACACATTTAAATGAAGCAGGAAGGGCAAGAATGATTGATATTACTGAAAAAGATATTACCAAACGAACTGCGGTGGCAAAGGGTAGAATAAAAACTTCGCCTGAGACTCTCAGATTGATAAAAAATCACGGCTTAAAAAAGGGGGATGTACTGGCAGTAGCTCAGGTTGCAGGAATCATGGGTGCAAAGAAGACCAGTGAAATTATCCCCATGTGCCATCCCATTAACCTGACAGGTGTAGATCTTGATTTTCAATTAGATGAAAAAAAGGGTGTAATTGAGATTGAAGCGATGGTTAAGGTTACCGGGCAGACAGGGGTAGAGATGGAAGCATTGACCGCAGTTTCGGTTGCTGCCCTTACGATTTATGATATGTGCAAAGCAGTAGATAAAGGAATGGTCATTGAGGAGATTTATCTTGTAAAAAAGACCGGAGGAAAGAGCGGAGACTTTTATCGTGAAAAATAA
- a CDS encoding YerC/YecD family TrpR-related protein, whose protein sequence is MNERLRDRFTDQLFKAILLLENEEECYRFFEDICTVNEIKSIAQRLEVAKMLKEGATYEEIAKVTGASTATISRVKRCLNYGADGYQLVLKRLGVG, encoded by the coding sequence GTGAATGAACGGTTAAGAGATAGATTTACAGACCAATTATTTAAAGCAATCCTACTTTTAGAAAATGAGGAGGAGTGTTATCGTTTTTTTGAAGATATTTGTACTGTCAATGAGATCAAATCTATTGCTCAACGCCTTGAAGTAGCAAAGATGTTAAAAGAAGGAGCTACTTATGAAGAGATTGCCAAAGTAACTGGCGCAAGTACAGCTACCATCAGCCGGGTTAAACGGTGTTTGAATTATGGTGCTGATGGTTATCAGCTGGTTTTAAAACGTCTTGGAGTAGGTTAA
- a CDS encoding S8 family serine peptidase translates to MLFTLGSVGFAFKPDVEKKAVVPLMADKDNDKIFDDLALKLKDASDSDEFKVIAVFNESYNLQGIKNAIGHFATSYEYININAFAATLNKGQIIALSKMPQIKHIQLDAEVKATMYTASSWFGVTKARNDWGVTGDRDGSLSSYSKNDIVIAIIDTGIDTNHQDLDGGKVIAWKDFVNGNTTPYDDNGHGTHCASIAAGSGDANWNYRGVAYGAALIGLKVLDANGSGSMSNVDAAIDWCITNKDTYNIRVISMSLSTSSSSDGQDSTSLLVNQAYNNGIVVVVAAGNSGSGGYTIGSPSAAENAITVGAMADVGEYGFFLADFSSRGYTADGRIKPDICAPGYNIIAAAANTTSQYTTKSGTSMATPFVAGTVALMLDANPNLTPADVKTIIQNTAEDWGKAGKDIDYGWGRLQAYEAIKSAGGYSGTGPWVPYHAADRDYLPGTGYYDTFKVYVSNTSYPIAVNLIMENATNYPDFDLYVYGPDGYRDAYDATYDRQEQVKFLPDQTGWYTIYVYSYSGSGYYYVDVSVNGSNFYQYANDSY, encoded by the coding sequence ATGTTATTTACACTTGGCTCCGTTGGTTTTGCTTTTAAGCCAGATGTAGAGAAAAAGGCTGTAGTTCCGTTGATGGCTGATAAAGACAATGATAAAATTTTTGATGACCTGGCTCTGAAACTTAAAGATGCTTCTGACTCCGATGAGTTTAAAGTTATCGCTGTTTTCAATGAATCTTACAATCTTCAGGGTATTAAAAATGCCATCGGACATTTTGCAACTTCCTATGAATACATAAACATAAACGCATTCGCTGCAACTTTAAACAAAGGTCAAATCATTGCTCTTTCCAAAATGCCTCAGATTAAACATATCCAACTGGATGCTGAAGTAAAAGCTACTATGTATACTGCTTCCAGTTGGTTTGGTGTAACCAAAGCCAGAAACGATTGGGGTGTTACCGGTGATAGAGATGGTAGTTTAAGTTCCTATAGTAAAAATGATATTGTTATTGCCATAATCGATACCGGTATCGATACTAACCATCAAGACCTGGATGGCGGTAAAGTTATTGCCTGGAAAGACTTTGTAAATGGTAATACTACTCCATATGATGATAATGGTCATGGTACCCACTGTGCAAGTATAGCTGCCGGTTCCGGTGATGCAAACTGGAACTATCGCGGAGTTGCATACGGTGCTGCTCTGATCGGTCTCAAGGTATTGGATGCTAACGGTAGCGGTTCAATGAGTAATGTTGACGCTGCTATTGATTGGTGTATTACTAATAAAGATACCTACAACATTCGGGTTATTAGCATGTCCTTAAGTACCAGTAGTTCTTCCGATGGTCAGGATTCTACCTCTTTATTGGTTAACCAAGCTTATAATAATGGCATCGTTGTCGTAGTTGCTGCTGGCAATTCAGGTTCTGGCGGTTACACAATTGGTTCTCCAAGCGCTGCTGAAAATGCTATCACCGTTGGCGCTATGGCTGATGTGGGGGAATACGGTTTCTTCCTGGCTGATTTCTCCAGTCGCGGTTATACTGCTGATGGTCGAATTAAACCTGATATTTGCGCACCTGGCTACAATATTATTGCTGCAGCAGCCAACACTACTTCCCAATATACAACTAAAAGCGGTACAAGTATGGCTACTCCATTCGTTGCAGGTACTGTTGCTCTTATGTTGGATGCCAATCCAAACTTAACTCCTGCCGATGTTAAAACTATAATTCAAAACACTGCAGAGGATTGGGGCAAAGCCGGTAAAGATATCGATTACGGTTGGGGCCGTCTGCAAGCATATGAAGCTATCAAATCTGCTGGTGGTTACAGTGGCACTGGCCCATGGGTACCTTACCATGCAGCTGATCGTGACTATCTACCAGGTACCGGCTATTACGATACCTTTAAAGTATACGTAAGCAACACTTCTTATCCAATAGCTGTTAACCTTATCATGGAAAATGCAACAAACTACCCTGATTTTGACCTGTACGTTTACGGTCCAGATGGTTATCGTGATGCATACGATGCTACTTATGATCGTCAAGAACAGGTTAAATTCTTACCTGATCAGACCGGCTGGTACACTATCTATGTTTACTCCTACAGTGGCAGTGGTTACTACTATGTTGATGTAAGTGTTAATGGTAGTAACTTCTATCAATACGCCAATGACTCCTATTAA
- a CDS encoding MFS transporter, which translates to MKNNWRDFKELFKNIDFLKLWIAQVLSLIGDYIYSVNLYIWIYKLTGSALALSSSIFFQTVPRLIMAPIAGIIIDRFNRKKILILSDILRGIIICLFIFVKSKEQLLLVYLVVIINAVISRIAIPARSTILPIILEKDKLIKANSLYNFTESATLIVGPILGGILSILNFNIIVFINTVSFFLSALLINNIGISNDVVSTKTLNEKSGSFWSELGYVKKLFKKNPLFMGLLSVTVLSALGQGGINILYYPFLLDVVKVSNTQFGLTLSFFGLGSIIGSMLTGFYADISKARWVIGGGVLVSGISVILYNTFPNLYMVIFTTLIEGIAIAGVFILIPSIVQTYFKKGNQGKVFGLLDAFESGSMLFSMGLSGIIVSLFGIRVVLYVLAGLFLFAGIIGTILLKPEQEFFDEGEVMNFDCL; encoded by the coding sequence GTGAAAAATAATTGGAGAGATTTTAAGGAATTATTTAAAAATATTGATTTTTTAAAATTATGGATAGCTCAAGTATTATCTTTAATAGGGGATTATATATATTCAGTTAATCTATATATATGGATTTATAAATTAACAGGTTCAGCTTTAGCCTTGAGTTCTTCAATATTTTTTCAAACAGTACCCCGACTGATTATGGCACCAATAGCAGGAATTATTATTGATCGTTTTAATCGAAAAAAGATTCTTATATTATCAGATATATTACGGGGAATTATTATATGTCTGTTCATTTTTGTAAAATCAAAAGAACAGTTATTGCTTGTATATCTAGTAGTTATTATTAATGCAGTAATTTCCAGAATAGCGATTCCGGCAAGGTCAACAATTTTACCTATAATCCTGGAAAAAGATAAATTGATTAAAGCTAATTCCTTATATAATTTTACTGAGTCAGCTACTCTTATTGTAGGTCCTATACTGGGTGGAATTTTATCCATTTTGAATTTTAATATTATTGTCTTTATCAATACAGTTTCTTTTTTTCTATCTGCCTTATTGATAAATAATATAGGTATTAGTAATGATGTAGTATCAACAAAAACTTTAAATGAGAAATCGGGGAGTTTTTGGAGTGAATTAGGATATGTGAAAAAACTTTTTAAGAAAAATCCTTTATTTATGGGATTATTGTCAGTAACAGTGTTATCAGCTTTAGGTCAAGGTGGAATTAATATCTTATATTATCCTTTTCTTTTAGATGTAGTTAAGGTGAGTAATACTCAATTTGGTTTAACACTGAGTTTTTTTGGATTGGGATCAATTATCGGTTCAATGTTGACAGGTTTTTATGCAGATATTTCAAAAGCCAGATGGGTTATTGGAGGTGGAGTTTTAGTTTCAGGAATATCTGTAATACTTTATAATACTTTTCCCAATTTATATATGGTTATATTTACAACTCTTATAGAAGGAATAGCGATTGCGGGGGTTTTTATTTTAATTCCTTCGATAGTGCAGACATATTTTAAAAAGGGTAATCAGGGAAAAGTATTCGGGTTATTGGATGCCTTTGAGTCTGGTTCTATGCTGTTTTCTATGGGTTTGAGTGGAATAATTGTAAGTTTATTTGGTATTCGGGTTGTATTATATGTTCTGGCAGGACTATTTTTATTTGCAGGTATAATAGGGACAATTTTATTAAAACCGGAACAAGAGTTTTTTGATGAAGGTGAAGTAATGAATTTTGATTGTTTATAA
- the argF gene encoding ornithine carbamoyltransferase, producing the protein MAVNLKGKHLLTIHDWSVEEVWQVLKTAEQLKLEEKRGQKHELLAGKTLGMIFQKPSLRTRVSFEVGMTKLGGHAVYLGPDDIKLGKRETTEDIAKVLSRYVDGIMARVFDHKDVEELAKYATVPVINGLSDFSHPCQAFADIFTVYEKKRTFKGLKMAFIGDGNNVANSLMFACAKVGMDFVIASPKNYWPKEEVVKMAREDAKATGATIEIVEDPKEAAKDADVVYTDVWTSMGQEAEYEERVKVFKPYQVNLELLELAKPDCIVLHCLPAHYGEEITLDVARDPRGQSIYDQAENRMHVEMAIMAMVMG; encoded by the coding sequence ATGGCAGTAAATTTAAAAGGTAAACATCTGCTGACCATTCATGACTGGAGCGTTGAGGAAGTATGGCAGGTTCTTAAAACTGCAGAGCAGCTCAAGCTGGAAGAGAAAAGAGGTCAAAAGCATGAACTTTTAGCTGGTAAGACTCTGGGCATGATTTTCCAAAAGCCATCCTTAAGAACCCGGGTTTCTTTTGAAGTTGGTATGACAAAATTGGGAGGTCATGCAGTTTACTTAGGTCCAGATGATATTAAACTTGGTAAGCGGGAAACAACTGAAGATATTGCTAAAGTTCTCTCCCGTTATGTAGATGGAATTATGGCCCGTGTATTTGATCATAAAGATGTAGAAGAACTGGCTAAATATGCGACTGTACCAGTTATTAATGGTCTTTCTGATTTCAGCCATCCATGCCAGGCTTTTGCAGATATTTTCACAGTTTATGAAAAGAAAAGAACTTTTAAAGGTTTAAAGATGGCCTTTATTGGTGATGGTAATAATGTGGCTAATTCTTTGATGTTTGCCTGTGCTAAAGTAGGTATGGATTTTGTCATTGCCAGTCCAAAGAATTATTGGCCAAAAGAAGAAGTTGTTAAAATGGCGAGAGAAGATGCAAAAGCTACCGGTGCTACTATTGAAATTGTTGAAGATCCTAAAGAAGCTGCAAAAGATGCAGATGTTGTTTATACCGATGTCTGGACCAGTATGGGTCAGGAAGCTGAATATGAAGAGAGAGTTAAAGTTTTTAAACCATATCAGGTTAACTTAGAACTCCTTGAGCTTGCTAAACCTGATTGTATTGTTCTCCATTGCTTACCTGCTCACTATGGTGAAGAGATTACTCTGGATGTAGCTCGTGATCCACGTGGTCAATCCATTTACGATCAGGCTGAGAACCGGATGCATGTTGAAATGGCTATCATGGCCATGGTTATGGGTTAA